Proteins encoded by one window of Halosolutus gelatinilyticus:
- a CDS encoding mandelate racemase/muconate lactonizing enzyme family protein, whose protein sequence is MRIRSVEAVPVRMGVASLDTELGLAPYVSNHDSVESVDRVLVRVETATGRLGWGEMLVALKSARVTKTVVEDVIAPELEGVAVTEARSALAEFYYPYVRLDPFLGAVSTAIWDLVGKQYGAPIVDLLGGAVTESVPVAFCLGIMDPERAADHAVEAKSAGFARLKTKAGPDWNADVERLTAMDRAVDGALEFRLDPNQGWTATEAVRALTRLEERGILLEYIEQPLRTETPGSFAKLRARVNTPIAVNEDTYFRGNLATLLRHDAIDVAVIDLVPAGGITAARDQVAEASAAGVSVSHHCGFDLGVKTAAVLHLAAGTPALNLPPDSVYYGWDEYVLEDPFELRDGAYSVPDGPGLGVTVDEDEIKRYRLDK, encoded by the coding sequence ATGCGAATCCGCAGCGTGGAGGCGGTCCCGGTCCGAATGGGCGTGGCCTCGCTCGATACGGAACTCGGGCTCGCGCCGTACGTGAGCAACCACGATTCGGTCGAATCGGTCGACAGAGTGCTGGTCCGCGTCGAGACCGCGACGGGACGACTCGGGTGGGGCGAGATGCTCGTCGCCCTGAAATCCGCCCGCGTGACGAAGACGGTCGTCGAAGACGTGATCGCCCCCGAACTCGAGGGGGTGGCCGTCACCGAAGCGCGCAGCGCATTAGCAGAGTTTTACTACCCCTACGTTCGACTCGATCCGTTTCTCGGCGCGGTCAGCACGGCGATTTGGGATCTGGTCGGCAAGCAGTACGGGGCGCCGATCGTCGACCTGCTCGGGGGTGCAGTGACGGAGTCGGTTCCGGTCGCCTTCTGTCTCGGAATTATGGACCCGGAACGCGCCGCGGACCACGCCGTCGAAGCGAAGAGTGCGGGGTTCGCGCGCCTCAAGACCAAGGCGGGTCCGGACTGGAACGCGGACGTGGAGCGACTCACCGCGATGGATCGCGCCGTCGACGGCGCACTCGAGTTTCGGCTCGATCCGAACCAAGGGTGGACCGCGACGGAGGCCGTTCGCGCGCTCACCCGGCTGGAGGAGCGGGGAATTTTACTCGAGTACATCGAACAGCCCCTTCGGACGGAAACGCCCGGGAGTTTCGCGAAACTCCGGGCCAGAGTCAACACCCCGATCGCGGTCAACGAAGACACCTACTTTCGCGGGAATCTGGCGACCCTCCTTCGACACGACGCGATCGACGTCGCCGTAATCGATCTAGTGCCCGCCGGCGGGATCACGGCGGCGCGAGACCAGGTCGCAGAGGCGAGCGCGGCGGGAGTCTCCGTGTCTCATCACTGCGGGTTCGACCTCGGGGTTAAGACGGCCGCCGTCCTTCATCTCGCGGCCGGGACCCCGGCGCTCAATCTGCCGCCGGATTCGGTCTATTACGGCTGGGACGAGTACGTTCTC
- a CDS encoding IclR family transcriptional regulator, whose amino-acid sequence MNDKPDAAVRTTERSLDIIEALQRLDGARLTELAAELGLPNSTVHNHLTTLVNRGYVVKESHRYHVGLRFLDHGEYARRSRRGFDIAREELRALAESTNETALLLTAENGTGVVLESARESDAAPLDLRPGTRIELHTSGIGRAYLAYLSNDRVAELISDLEGSGRAIDDVREFFDYLERVRQRGYDYDRGERLASVASVGTALKDESGTIVASIGVAGAKNRFSEDRIADLVDRLQTTANVIELYIAHS is encoded by the coding sequence ATGAATGATAAACCGGACGCCGCCGTTCGAACGACCGAACGGTCATTGGACATAATCGAGGCGCTACAGCGGCTCGACGGAGCGCGGCTGACGGAACTCGCCGCCGAACTCGGGTTACCGAACAGCACGGTACACAACCATCTGACGACGCTCGTCAACCGCGGTTACGTCGTCAAAGAGTCACACCGGTACCACGTCGGGTTGCGGTTTCTGGATCACGGCGAATACGCGCGGCGCTCGCGACGCGGGTTCGACATCGCGCGCGAGGAACTCCGGGCCCTCGCCGAGTCGACGAACGAGACGGCCCTCCTCTTGACAGCGGAAAACGGTACCGGCGTCGTCTTGGAGTCGGCGCGAGAGAGCGACGCGGCCCCGCTCGATCTTCGGCCGGGGACGCGTATCGAGTTACATACGTCCGGGATCGGCCGCGCGTATCTCGCCTACCTGTCGAACGATCGGGTCGCGGAACTCATCTCCGACCTCGAGGGCTCGGGACGGGCGATCGACGACGTCCGGGAGTTTTTCGATTATCTCGAACGCGTCCGTCAACGGGGGTACGACTACGATAGGGGCGAACGGCTTGCCAGCGTCGCGAGCGTCGGCACGGCGTTGAAAGACGAGAGCGGAACGATCGTCGCGTCGATCGGCGTCGCGGGTGCGAAGAACCGCTTTTCCGAGGACCGAATCGCGGACCTCGTCGACCGATTGCAGACGACCGCGAACGTTATCGAGCTCTACATTGCCCACTCCTGA
- a CDS encoding lactonase family protein codes for MVRQIAFVGTYTSGASDGLYTCDITPDEAPTLRRSESSELADNPSFLTLHPTCRRLYAVHEVEAGSVTAIAIDDEGRGLRRLNRVDSGASGPCHSSVHPSGDFLFVAHYTGAAVSVIPIWRDGTLAPTSDIVSHEGSSADPERQAGAHPHSVIPGPDGRFLYVPDLGTDEIVVYELDERNGAIERAGAFGAEPGAGPRHLEFHPNGRYGYVINELDSTLTALERDPETGSLSEIATRSTLPPSFDGENATADVHVHPSGRWVYGSNRGHDSIAIFEINNETGAITPAGHESTRGEWPRHFAIDDTGAFLFAENRASDTIVVFRIDEGTGALAATGETISIPEPVCMRVRPLGS; via the coding sequence ATGGTTCGCCAGATCGCGTTCGTAGGAACGTACACCAGTGGAGCGAGCGACGGGTTGTACACCTGCGACATCACCCCCGACGAGGCGCCGACGCTCCGGAGGAGCGAGAGCAGCGAGCTCGCGGACAATCCGTCGTTTCTCACTTTGCATCCGACTTGTCGCCGACTCTACGCCGTTCACGAGGTCGAGGCTGGCAGTGTCACGGCGATCGCGATCGACGACGAGGGTCGCGGACTTCGTCGACTGAACCGCGTCGATAGCGGGGCAAGCGGCCCGTGCCACTCTAGCGTCCATCCGTCCGGCGACTTCCTCTTCGTCGCTCACTACACCGGCGCGGCGGTCTCCGTTATTCCGATCTGGCGCGATGGAACGCTGGCACCGACTTCCGATATCGTTTCCCATGAGGGATCGAGCGCGGATCCCGAGCGGCAGGCCGGTGCCCATCCCCACTCCGTCATACCCGGCCCCGACGGCCGCTTCCTCTACGTTCCGGATCTCGGAACCGACGAGATCGTCGTCTACGAGCTCGACGAACGAAACGGCGCGATCGAACGGGCGGGAGCTTTCGGCGCGGAACCCGGCGCGGGCCCGCGTCACCTCGAATTTCATCCGAACGGCCGGTACGGCTACGTGATCAACGAACTGGATTCCACGCTCACCGCGCTGGAGCGGGATCCCGAAACCGGGTCCCTCTCGGAGATCGCCACGCGATCGACGCTTCCGCCGAGTTTCGACGGCGAGAACGCCACGGCGGACGTCCACGTGCACCCGTCCGGACGGTGGGTGTACGGATCGAACCGCGGGCACGATTCGATCGCGATATTCGAGATCAACAACGAGACGGGGGCGATAACGCCGGCCGGGCACGAATCGACTCGCGGCGAGTGGCCCCGTCACTTCGCGATCGACGACACCGGCGCGTTCCTGTTCGCCGAAAATCGAGCGTCGGATACGATTGTGGTCTTTCGTATCGACGAGGGGACCGGCGCGCTCGCCGCGACGGGTGAGACGATCTCCATCCCGGAGCCGGTCTGTATGCGGGTTCGTCCCCTCGGTTCGTGA
- a CDS encoding glucose 1-dehydrogenase, giving the protein MKAIGVKRGEHEPSLLDVPAPEPDDGEALLRTLRVGIDGTDFEVLKGTHGGFPDDDEYQILGHEAVGIVEEPNGTDLERGQFVVPTVRRPPAGSNEYFDRGEPDMAPPGTYLERGIDGAHGFMAEYVTSPAEYLVPIPTEFAETGILVEPMSNTVKALEHAFASRSLFEWEPETALVLGNGPLGLLTLAMLDSTVDRCYCLGRRDRPDPTIDLIEELGATYVDSRETPVDELPDVHEPVDLAYEATGYAKHAFETVEALAPNGVGVLLGIPDDWTFEVDGGRFHREMVLRNKALVGSVNSNLRHFEAAKESLAGVPDWVPERIITDVFPPERVDEAFAGGDDRIKTVIEFDTP; this is encoded by the coding sequence ATGAAGGCGATCGGCGTCAAACGCGGGGAGCACGAGCCCAGCCTCCTCGACGTTCCGGCGCCCGAACCCGACGACGGCGAAGCGCTGCTGCGAACGCTGCGCGTCGGGATCGACGGCACCGACTTCGAGGTCCTCAAGGGGACTCACGGCGGCTTTCCCGACGACGACGAGTACCAGATCCTCGGCCACGAAGCCGTCGGCATCGTCGAAGAGCCGAACGGGACCGATCTCGAGCGGGGACAGTTCGTCGTCCCGACCGTGCGACGCCCGCCGGCCGGATCGAACGAGTACTTCGATCGCGGCGAACCCGACATGGCGCCGCCCGGAACCTACCTCGAGCGCGGGATCGACGGCGCCCACGGTTTCATGGCGGAGTACGTCACTAGCCCGGCCGAGTACCTGGTCCCGATTCCGACGGAATTCGCGGAGACCGGCATCCTCGTCGAACCGATGAGCAACACGGTCAAGGCGCTCGAGCACGCGTTCGCGTCGCGATCGCTGTTCGAGTGGGAGCCCGAAACGGCGCTGGTCCTCGGCAACGGGCCGCTCGGGCTACTCACGCTCGCCATGCTGGACTCGACGGTGGACCGGTGCTACTGCCTCGGTCGGCGCGACAGGCCCGATCCGACGATCGATCTCATCGAGGAACTCGGCGCGACGTACGTCGACTCCCGCGAGACGCCCGTCGACGAGCTCCCGGACGTCCACGAACCGGTCGATCTCGCGTACGAAGCGACGGGGTACGCGAAACACGCCTTCGAAACGGTCGAGGCGCTCGCGCCGAACGGCGTCGGCGTCCTCCTCGGAATTCCGGATGACTGGACGTTCGAGGTCGACGGCGGGCGGTTTCACAGGGAAATGGTCCTCCGGAACAAGGCGCTCGTCGGCAGCGTCAACTCGAACCTCCGGCACTTCGAGGCGGCGAAGGAGTCGCTCGCCGGCGTCCCGGACTGGGTTCCCGAGCGAATCATCACCGACGTATTTCCGCCGGAACGAGTCGACGAGGCGTTCGCCGGCGGCGACGACCGGATCAAGACCGTGATCGAATTCGATACTCCGTGA
- a CDS encoding Rid family detoxifying hydrolase, translating into MEEVSTADAPPSIGPFSQGLVDDGRVYVSGQGPIDPETGEIVGDDIAAETHRAMKNIGAVLEAAGSSLDDVVKATVFVQDMENYDAINDVYEEYLSEPYPARSAVQVEDLPVDIGVEIEVIARVDR; encoded by the coding sequence ATGGAAGAGGTATCTACAGCCGACGCACCGCCGAGTATCGGGCCGTTTTCTCAGGGGCTCGTCGACGACGGACGGGTCTACGTTTCGGGTCAAGGACCGATCGACCCCGAGACGGGCGAGATCGTCGGCGACGACATCGCGGCCGAAACGCACCGGGCGATGAAGAATATCGGCGCGGTGCTCGAGGCGGCGGGGAGTTCGCTCGACGACGTCGTGAAGGCGACCGTTTTCGTCCAGGACATGGAGAACTACGACGCGATCAACGACGTCTACGAGGAGTACCTGAGCGAACCGTACCCCGCCCGAAGCGCCGTGCAGGTCGAGGATCTGCCAGTCGATATCGGCGTCGAAATCGAAGTCATCGCGCGGGTCGACCGATGA
- a CDS encoding aminotransferase class V-fold PLP-dependent enzyme, translating into MDRAGEDESIYDELGVPAVVNAAGTKTRIGGSRIRTEAVEAMSRAADSFVRLSDLQAEASDRIAEATGAEAGYVTSGASAGLLLGAAAALAGLDVHRMNRLPDTTGFPDEIVMPRTHRTGYDHAFRAAGATIVDVGTNDRTLGTGATNVEPWEIDSAITDETAAIGYVQKPYTEPPLEVVAEIARDHDVPVIVDAAAELPPASNLSRFIDEGADLVVFSGGKAIRGPQTTGIVAGRRDLVESIALQNLDMHAAKAVWEPPSTLVDRERLDSVPRQGIGRSMKVGKEELVGLVVALESFLEEDHADRARAWHRDAARIADDLAEIDGIETDVTAGTDASVAPEALVRVDRAEADTSAADLVRALRAERPRVFVGADRLDEDAFTINPMCLDDDEAEYVVDRIRAHATANR; encoded by the coding sequence ATGGATCGGGCCGGAGAAGACGAATCTATCTACGACGAGCTGGGCGTCCCCGCGGTGGTCAACGCCGCCGGAACGAAAACGCGCATCGGCGGAAGCCGCATCCGAACCGAGGCGGTCGAGGCGATGAGCCGCGCGGCCGACTCGTTCGTGCGACTCTCCGATCTGCAAGCCGAGGCGAGCGATCGGATCGCCGAGGCGACCGGTGCGGAGGCGGGATACGTGACGAGCGGCGCCTCCGCGGGGCTCCTCCTCGGCGCGGCGGCCGCCCTCGCGGGGCTCGACGTCCACCGGATGAATCGACTGCCGGACACGACCGGCTTCCCCGACGAAATCGTCATGCCGCGAACCCACCGGACCGGCTACGACCACGCGTTCCGAGCCGCCGGCGCGACGATCGTCGACGTCGGCACAAACGACAGAACGCTCGGAACCGGCGCGACGAACGTCGAGCCGTGGGAGATCGACTCGGCGATCACCGACGAGACGGCCGCGATCGGGTACGTCCAGAAACCCTACACCGAGCCGCCGCTCGAGGTCGTCGCGGAAATCGCCCGCGACCACGATGTCCCCGTCATCGTCGACGCGGCGGCGGAGCTACCGCCGGCGTCGAACCTCTCCCGGTTTATCGACGAGGGTGCGGATCTCGTCGTCTTCAGCGGGGGCAAGGCGATCCGCGGCCCCCAGACGACCGGTATCGTCGCCGGCCGCCGAGACCTCGTCGAATCCATCGCGCTCCAGAACCTCGATATGCACGCCGCGAAGGCCGTCTGGGAGCCGCCATCGACCCTCGTCGACCGCGAGCGCCTCGACTCCGTCCCTCGACAGGGGATCGGCCGATCGATGAAGGTCGGCAAGGAGGAGCTCGTCGGCCTCGTCGTCGCGCTCGAGTCGTTCCTGGAGGAGGACCACGCGGATCGGGCGCGGGCGTGGCACCGCGACGCCGCGCGGATCGCCGACGACCTCGCGGAGATCGACGGGATAGAGACGGACGTCACCGCCGGAACCGACGCCTCCGTCGCACCCGAGGCCCTGGTTCGCGTCGATCGCGCCGAAGCGGACACGTCGGCCGCCGACCTCGTTCGCGCGCTGCGCGCGGAGCGACCGCGAGTGTTCGTCGGCGCGGACCGGCTGGACGAGGACGCGTTCACGATCAATCCGATGTGTCTCGACGACGACGAAGCGGAGTACGTCGTGGACCGAATCCGGGCCCACGCGACGGCGAATCGATAA
- a CDS encoding IclR family transcriptional regulator: MATDTRRETIEATVRSFSVLDVLVDAPQPIGVTDIASRTEMTKSTAYKHATTLVDLGYAEKVGDRYRPAIRLLDCARRVRWNNELIRTARNPVDELAEMANEVAGLVIERDGVAIDVYCADQYHSGTFPAYNTRHLHCSAAGKAILAELPDDRTESILRRCPPVTEHTITDPEELSTELTRIRERGFSLDRREQFPNVNSVAVSLRTDSFVAAVYVSGRADELSGKRFEENIPGLLLSASRMLTSALE; this comes from the coding sequence ATGGCCACCGACACGCGGCGGGAAACGATCGAAGCGACGGTTCGTTCGTTTTCGGTGCTGGACGTCCTCGTCGACGCGCCGCAACCGATCGGCGTGACCGACATCGCCTCGCGGACCGAGATGACCAAGAGTACGGCGTACAAGCACGCGACGACGCTCGTCGACCTCGGGTACGCGGAGAAGGTCGGGGACCGGTACAGGCCCGCGATCCGATTACTCGACTGCGCCCGCCGCGTGCGGTGGAACAACGAACTGATCCGGACGGCTCGCAACCCGGTCGACGAACTCGCCGAGATGGCGAACGAAGTGGCCGGGCTCGTCATCGAACGGGACGGCGTCGCGATCGACGTCTACTGCGCCGACCAGTACCACTCCGGCACGTTTCCCGCGTACAACACCCGGCACCTCCACTGCAGTGCCGCCGGAAAGGCGATCCTCGCGGAACTGCCCGACGACCGAACCGAGTCGATCCTCCGGCGCTGTCCGCCGGTGACCGAACACACCATCACCGATCCCGAAGAGCTCTCGACGGAACTTACTCGCATTCGCGAGCGCGGCTTCTCGCTCGATCGGCGAGAGCAGTTCCCGAACGTCAATAGCGTCGCCGTCAGCCTTCGGACCGACTCGTTCGTCGCGGCCGTCTACGTCTCCGGGCGGGCCGACGAACTCTCCGGAAAGCGGTTCGAGGAGAACATCCCGGGCCTGCTGCTCAGCGCGAGTCGGATGCTCACCTCGGCCCTCGAGTGA
- a CDS encoding PIG-L deacetylase family protein yields MELLAIVAHPDDADIFCGGTLAKHADRGDTVTIAHMTKGEYGGFDATEDAIAETRAEEARRSGDELGADEVTFLGFEDGRIEYTLENRLEIVETIRAHAPDLILTHYTDDMHPDHRATSRLVTDAYYMASLPLVDTEHDPCDPENVYFFGKPTSSFEPTVHVDTSGYEAQKAAAIDRHESQVAFLEEHGGIDAEFDNLIEGVAAEDAARGKRTGVERAEGFVPLHGRAVDYLG; encoded by the coding sequence ATGGAGTTGTTAGCAATCGTCGCGCATCCCGACGACGCGGATATCTTCTGCGGTGGGACGCTCGCAAAGCACGCCGATCGCGGGGATACCGTCACCATCGCACACATGACCAAAGGCGAGTACGGCGGGTTCGACGCGACGGAGGACGCCATCGCCGAAACGAGGGCCGAGGAAGCGCGCCGATCGGGCGACGAGCTCGGCGCGGACGAGGTGACGTTTCTCGGGTTCGAGGACGGGCGGATCGAGTACACGCTCGAGAACCGCCTCGAGATCGTCGAGACGATCCGGGCCCACGCGCCCGATCTGATCCTGACCCACTACACGGACGACATGCACCCGGACCACCGCGCCACGTCGCGGCTCGTCACGGACGCCTACTACATGGCGTCGCTCCCGCTCGTCGACACCGAACACGACCCGTGCGACCCGGAGAACGTCTACTTCTTCGGGAAGCCGACGTCATCGTTCGAGCCAACCGTCCACGTCGATACGTCGGGATACGAAGCGCAGAAAGCCGCCGCCATCGATCGCCACGAGTCGCAGGTCGCGTTCCTCGAGGAACACGGCGGCATCGACGCCGAGTTCGACAACCTGATCGAAGGGGTCGCCGCTGAGGACGCCGCACGCGGGAAGCGAACGGGGGTCGAACGCGCCGAAGGCTTCGTCCCGCTTCACGGCCGGGCCGTTGACTACCTCGGGTGA
- the dgoD gene encoding galactonate dehydratase: MQITDYELFEVPPRWLFLKIETDAGTVGWGEPIVEGRARTVRTAVEEVMNSYLVGEDPHRIEDHWQAMYRSCFYRGGPVLMSAIAGIDQALWDIKGKSFDIPVYELLGGQTRDRIRVYQWIGGDRVAEIGSEAEQLADAGYTALKMDASNQMRHLEPPEAVDEIVERVRHVRDVVGDGMDIAVDFRGRISKSLAKRVLTALEEFDLLFVEEPVVPENLEYLPELARTTDVPMATGERLYSRWDFKPLFGRGGIDVVQPDVSHAGGISELVRIAATAETHDVAVAPNCPLGPIALAASLQVSAYIPNLLIQDHGFDIYPAPKSAADHYLRDSSVFDFNNGYLSPLDGPGLGLEIDEAAVRKRSQQNLDWSNPIWRHEDGSIAEW; encoded by the coding sequence ATGCAAATCACCGACTACGAACTGTTCGAAGTTCCGCCCCGCTGGCTCTTCTTGAAAATCGAGACGGACGCCGGCACCGTCGGCTGGGGTGAGCCGATCGTCGAAGGCCGGGCGCGCACCGTTCGGACCGCCGTCGAGGAGGTGATGAACAGTTACCTCGTGGGGGAAGACCCCCATCGAATCGAGGACCACTGGCAAGCCATGTACCGGAGTTGTTTCTACCGGGGCGGGCCCGTCCTGATGAGCGCGATCGCCGGCATCGATCAGGCGCTGTGGGACATCAAGGGGAAGAGCTTCGACATCCCCGTCTACGAGCTGCTGGGTGGGCAGACGCGCGATCGAATCCGCGTCTACCAGTGGATCGGCGGCGATCGTGTCGCCGAGATCGGGTCGGAGGCCGAGCAGCTGGCGGACGCCGGCTACACCGCGTTGAAGATGGACGCGTCGAACCAGATGCGCCACCTCGAACCGCCCGAGGCGGTGGACGAGATCGTCGAGCGCGTCCGCCACGTTCGCGACGTCGTCGGTGACGGAATGGATATCGCCGTCGACTTCCGCGGCCGCATCTCGAAGTCGCTCGCGAAACGCGTCCTCACCGCGCTCGAGGAGTTCGACCTGCTGTTCGTCGAAGAGCCCGTCGTCCCCGAGAATCTGGAGTACCTCCCGGAACTCGCTCGGACGACCGACGTCCCCATGGCGACCGGCGAACGCCTCTACTCCCGGTGGGACTTCAAGCCCCTGTTCGGACGCGGCGGCATCGACGTCGTCCAACCGGACGTCTCGCACGCGGGTGGGATCTCCGAACTCGTCCGCATCGCCGCGACGGCGGAGACCCACGACGTGGCCGTCGCGCCGAACTGTCCGCTCGGGCCGATCGCGCTCGCGGCGTCGCTCCAGGTGAGCGCGTACATCCCGAACCTGCTGATACAGGATCACGGGTTCGACATCTATCCGGCGCCGAAGAGCGCGGCGGATCACTACCTTCGCGACTCGTCCGTCTTCGACTTCAACAATGGGTACCTCTCGCCGCTCGACGGCCCCGGCCTCGGGCTCGAAATCGACGAAGCGGCCGTTCGGAAGCGATCGCAACAGAACTTAGACTGGTCGAATCCGATCTGGCGACACGAGGACGGCAGCATCGCGGAGTGGTGA